One window from the genome of Echinicola vietnamensis DSM 17526 encodes:
- a CDS encoding nuclear transport factor 2 family protein, whose protein sequence is MLTLLLLAGFSFSSSKAQGSLAEEEQVKAVVQKLFQGLKERDPEALNAVFADHALLETVQTHQGDTTVKREVVKDFINSIGVIPVEMEIEEKLLGFEVKIDGALAAVWTPYQFYINGKLAHCGVNSLQLVKSGGEWQIVYLIDTRRKEGC, encoded by the coding sequence ATGTTAACCCTGCTTCTGCTGGCAGGGTTTTCTTTTTCGTCCAGCAAGGCCCAGGGAAGTCTTGCAGAGGAAGAGCAGGTGAAGGCTGTTGTTCAAAAGCTTTTTCAAGGGCTGAAGGAGCGGGATCCGGAAGCGCTGAATGCTGTTTTTGCAGATCATGCACTGCTGGAGACCGTCCAAACCCACCAAGGAGACACTACCGTGAAACGTGAAGTAGTGAAGGATTTTATCAATAGCATAGGGGTGATTCCGGTGGAAATGGAAATAGAAGAAAAATTGCTGGGATTTGAAGTGAAGATAGACGGGGCTTTAGCAGCTGTATGGACCCCGTATCAGTTTTATATTAACGGGAAACTGGCCCATTGTGGTGTCAATTCCCTACAGTTGGTGAAGTCGGGAGGAGAGTGGCAAATTGTTTATTTAATTGATACCCGGAGAAAGGAAGGCTGCTAG
- the thrA gene encoding bifunctional aspartate kinase/homoserine dehydrogenase I, whose product MKIIKFGGSSIANYENIQKVFSIIEQKSEKEAFALVFSAFGGVTEQLLQCANIAQQSEESYHTILQELEKRHLEIVKKLVPVQQQSTALTFVKVRFNELGDLFHGIYLIKECSNRTMDYVLSFGERLSNFILAAGLQAKGIGTSYVDARDLVKTDDRFGHAKVNFKTTNKLIQDHFKSHDDIKVITGFIGSTEKGETTTVGRSGSDYTASIFAAALGAEQVEIWTDVSGVMTADPRLVYTAFTIPQLSYNEAMELSHFGAKVVFPATMQPAMKEDIPIYIKNTFKPDEAGTRISKDSGEGKIIKGISSMDNISILNVQGPGLVEVVGVSQRFFGTLANNGINIILISQASSEHSICVAIASKDASRAKSVIEEEFRYEIQSGEMDEIQIVPDMAVIAVVGENMQHNPGASGRMFQALGRNNVNVAAIAQGSSELNISAVITQADLQKALNALHEAFFLSDYKVLHLFLVGVGLIGKALTKMIHQQLKNLQEENMLDIQIHGMANSRYMKFHEDGFDLATVGPPDENDEPMDMDKFIGTMTEMNFSNSVFVDCTASQDVADIYEQILDSKVGIVTPNKKANSGPLETYKKLKKLAGQRGVRFFYETNVAAGLPVINTLQDLMLSGDHVHRIEAVLSGSMNYIFSELEKGMPFSEVVAQAKEKGYTEPDPRDDLSGMDVARKILILGREAGQDLHFEDVEIQSMVPEDCEDAASVPEFFKKLQKHDGHFQQLLDEANAKGEKLRFMATLENGKAKVGLNSLDSEHPFFTLKGSDNMILFTTERYNDFPMIVRGPGAGADVTAAGVFADIIRLGNYSR is encoded by the coding sequence ATGAAAATCATAAAATTCGGAGGATCATCCATCGCCAATTATGAGAACATCCAAAAGGTGTTTTCGATAATTGAGCAGAAGTCGGAAAAGGAAGCTTTTGCCTTGGTGTTTTCAGCTTTCGGTGGAGTCACTGAACAATTGCTCCAATGTGCCAACATCGCGCAGCAAAGTGAGGAGAGCTACCATACCATCCTTCAGGAACTAGAGAAGAGGCACTTGGAAATAGTCAAGAAACTAGTGCCCGTGCAGCAGCAGTCCACCGCCCTGACATTCGTGAAAGTTCGTTTCAATGAACTGGGCGATTTGTTCCATGGGATCTACCTGATCAAAGAATGCTCTAACAGGACAATGGATTATGTGCTCAGCTTTGGCGAGCGATTGTCCAATTTCATATTGGCCGCAGGCCTTCAAGCAAAGGGCATAGGCACCAGCTATGTGGATGCCCGTGACCTGGTAAAAACCGATGACCGTTTTGGCCACGCCAAGGTCAACTTTAAGACCACCAACAAGCTGATCCAAGATCATTTTAAATCACATGATGACATCAAGGTCATCACGGGATTTATCGGTTCGACGGAAAAAGGGGAAACCACTACTGTCGGTAGAAGTGGTTCGGATTATACCGCATCGATTTTTGCCGCCGCCCTCGGGGCAGAACAGGTGGAAATCTGGACAGACGTTTCTGGTGTGATGACCGCCGATCCCAGGTTAGTGTACACGGCGTTTACCATTCCACAGCTGAGCTATAATGAAGCGATGGAGCTTTCGCACTTTGGTGCAAAAGTGGTGTTCCCGGCGACCATGCAGCCGGCCATGAAGGAGGATATTCCGATATATATTAAAAATACCTTTAAGCCTGATGAAGCGGGAACACGGATCAGCAAAGATTCTGGAGAGGGCAAGATCATCAAGGGGATTTCCTCTATGGACAATATCTCGATCTTGAACGTACAAGGGCCCGGGCTGGTGGAGGTTGTGGGAGTGAGCCAGCGCTTTTTCGGCACCTTGGCCAATAATGGCATCAACATCATTTTGATCAGCCAGGCTTCTTCAGAGCATAGCATTTGTGTGGCCATTGCATCCAAGGATGCCAGCCGGGCAAAGTCGGTGATCGAGGAAGAATTCAGGTATGAAATCCAAAGCGGCGAGATGGATGAAATCCAAATCGTTCCGGACATGGCCGTCATTGCGGTGGTGGGCGAAAACATGCAGCATAACCCCGGTGCCAGTGGGCGAATGTTCCAGGCTTTGGGCAGAAATAACGTTAACGTAGCGGCCATTGCCCAGGGAAGTTCTGAGCTGAACATCTCTGCAGTGATTACCCAAGCAGATTTGCAAAAGGCTCTGAATGCATTGCACGAGGCGTTTTTCTTGTCCGATTACAAAGTGCTTCACCTCTTTTTGGTAGGGGTCGGCCTGATCGGAAAAGCCCTGACCAAAATGATCCACCAGCAACTCAAAAATCTCCAAGAGGAAAACATGCTGGACATCCAAATCCACGGAATGGCCAACTCACGGTATATGAAGTTCCATGAAGATGGGTTTGACCTGGCGACAGTAGGACCGCCAGATGAAAATGATGAGCCTATGGACATGGATAAGTTTATAGGCACCATGACGGAGATGAACTTTTCCAATTCCGTTTTTGTGGATTGTACGGCGAGTCAGGATGTGGCCGATATTTACGAACAAATCCTGGATTCCAAAGTAGGCATTGTAACACCCAATAAAAAGGCGAATTCCGGTCCTTTGGAGACTTACAAGAAACTTAAAAAACTGGCCGGGCAACGTGGCGTAAGGTTCTTCTATGAAACCAATGTAGCCGCAGGCTTGCCGGTGATCAATACCTTGCAAGACCTGATGTTGAGCGGTGACCATGTCCATCGAATCGAAGCTGTACTCAGTGGGTCGATGAACTATATTTTCAGCGAATTGGAAAAAGGAATGCCCTTCAGTGAGGTAGTGGCACAGGCCAAGGAAAAAGGCTATACAGAACCAGATCCAAGGGATGATCTGAGCGGCATGGATGTGGCACGAAAGATTCTTATCCTTGGCCGTGAAGCCGGGCAAGACTTGCACTTTGAGGACGTAGAAATCCAAAGCATGGTGCCGGAAGATTGCGAAGATGCTGCATCTGTCCCAGAATTTTTCAAAAAGCTTCAGAAGCATGACGGTCATTTCCAGCAGCTGTTGGATGAGGCCAATGCCAAAGGTGAAAAGCTTCGCTTTATGGCCACTCTGGAGAATGGAAAGGCCAAAGTGGGGCTGAACTCCCTGGACAGTGAGCACCCTTTCTTTACGCTTAAGGGAAGTGATAACATGATCTTGTTTACGACAGAGCGCTACAACGACTTCCCGATGATCGTAAGAGGTCCTGGAGCAGGGGCCGATGTGACGGCCGCTGGGGTATTTGCCGATATTATCAGGCTAGGAAATTATTCAAGATGA
- a CDS encoding M56 family metallopeptidase: MDFVNDFIHETYLQAFGWTLIHSIWQVVLVSVLLWIVLRAIPPKASNIRYWAGLSALLIILVASGITFSYMLESSAPSTTTPTVTAAASETGHHLTIHANDEANTFVTAPKKGVFDQPWLAGLEKFLPTLVNLWLLGALFFLLKLSGGLLDLRNLHKRHRQSVADPLLKKVNGMIAALGFYRGVQVLKSELIHVPVTYGFLKPVILIPASLLLHTPPRQLEAIIAHELAHIKRYDYLINIVQRIMEVFFFFHPCFWWINELIDTEREHACDDMVLSLGYSPGELARGLAGVAEQAQSAMPEMALAATGNPHHFLNRIKRILGKEQNKEKISPLITLTMLLSLMVSASLVMGAIPTKNTLLDDHYLLTKVNSQYAYKITIPPSNVDPCDKVVIKDTENHQASKNVSTTKTYVYRHTYRTDTTPAPKVTVKAPTYTAAPPDDPMPVLQLSPMPPMDVAIPPFPTVPPFEDMNFAPPTPDFQLDINEEALEISKLSMKMSQLEDDNSEEAEQQRKALQAKLEAVQEKMEAKAEVYEQKMEAWEEKYAAKMEAWEKKMEAWGEEMEAKQSKWEAAYEPKMKAFEQKIDAWEKENEPKIKEFEAKMEAWQERQRERQEKSNP; this comes from the coding sequence ATGGACTTCGTAAACGACTTTATCCATGAAACCTACCTTCAGGCCTTTGGCTGGACCTTGATTCATTCCATCTGGCAGGTTGTTTTGGTCAGTGTGCTGCTGTGGATTGTCCTAAGGGCTATTCCACCTAAGGCCTCCAACATCCGCTATTGGGCTGGCTTGAGTGCCTTATTGATCATTTTAGTGGCGAGTGGGATTACCTTTTCTTACATGCTGGAATCCTCCGCTCCTTCCACTACGACACCAACGGTCACTGCGGCAGCTTCCGAAACCGGCCACCATCTTACCATCCATGCAAACGATGAGGCCAATACTTTTGTCACCGCCCCCAAAAAAGGCGTGTTTGACCAACCATGGCTGGCCGGATTGGAAAAGTTTCTTCCCACACTGGTAAATTTATGGCTACTGGGAGCCCTTTTCTTTTTACTCAAGCTTTCTGGAGGGTTATTGGATCTGAGAAACCTACACAAGAGACATCGTCAATCAGTAGCAGATCCATTGCTCAAAAAAGTCAATGGAATGATCGCTGCCCTAGGATTCTATAGAGGTGTTCAGGTCCTGAAAAGTGAGCTTATTCATGTTCCGGTGACCTATGGTTTTTTGAAACCTGTCATCCTTATCCCCGCCAGTCTGTTACTGCATACACCGCCACGTCAACTGGAGGCCATTATTGCGCACGAACTTGCTCATATCAAACGGTACGACTATCTCATCAATATTGTCCAGCGGATCATGGAAGTATTCTTCTTTTTCCATCCATGCTTTTGGTGGATCAATGAATTGATCGATACAGAGCGGGAGCATGCCTGCGACGACATGGTTCTTTCCCTAGGGTACTCACCGGGAGAGCTTGCCCGCGGGCTGGCAGGAGTGGCCGAACAAGCACAAAGCGCTATGCCGGAAATGGCCCTTGCCGCTACTGGGAACCCGCACCATTTCCTCAATCGTATCAAACGAATTTTAGGAAAAGAACAAAACAAAGAGAAAATTTCACCTTTAATTACATTGACCATGCTTTTATCTCTGATGGTGAGTGCCTCCTTGGTAATGGGAGCCATTCCCACCAAAAACACCCTACTTGACGACCACTACTTATTGACCAAAGTCAATTCACAGTATGCCTATAAAATCACTATCCCACCATCTAACGTCGACCCTTGCGACAAGGTGGTGATCAAAGACACCGAAAACCATCAGGCCAGTAAAAACGTGAGTACCACCAAAACCTATGTCTACCGCCATACTTATCGCACAGATACCACTCCTGCGCCAAAAGTGACGGTGAAGGCACCCACTTACACGGCCGCCCCTCCTGATGATCCCATGCCCGTGCTGCAGTTGAGCCCAATGCCTCCGATGGATGTAGCCATCCCTCCATTCCCTACGGTACCGCCATTTGAAGACATGAACTTTGCTCCTCCGACGCCGGACTTCCAGCTGGACATCAACGAAGAAGCACTTGAGATAAGCAAGCTGTCCATGAAAATGAGTCAGCTGGAGGATGACAATTCTGAAGAAGCCGAACAGCAACGGAAAGCCCTCCAAGCCAAACTAGAAGCCGTACAGGAAAAAATGGAAGCCAAAGCTGAGGTATACGAACAAAAAATGGAGGCTTGGGAAGAAAAGTATGCCGCCAAAATGGAGGCTTGGGAAAAGAAAATGGAAGCTTGGGGAGAAGAAATGGAGGCCAAACAAAGTAAATGGGAAGCTGCTTACGAACCCAAGATGAAAGCATTCGAGCAAAAGATAGATGCTTGGGAAAAAGAAAACGAACCGAAAATCAAGGAATTTGAGGCCAAAATGGAAGCTTGGCAAGAACGCCAACGTGAACGCCAAGAAAAATCCAACCCATAA
- a CDS encoding homoserine kinase: MKKVTAFAPATVANVSCGFDILGFAVEEMGDKVTVSLADEPGVRVVRIEGDGGRLPYEVDKNTCGVALKAFLAAIDYKGGLEVELYKGLPLGSGMGSSAASSVAALEAANQLLGNPLDKKALLPFAMKAEGVACGAEHADNVAPSLLGGFVLIRSYHPLDVTKLHVPKGLYCALVHPHLELNTADSRSVLRQQVPLKDAITQSGNIAGLVAGLYQEDMGLISRSLQDVIAEPSRSVLIPGFDEIKSAIKEVGALGVGISGSGPTTFILAPSREVAERASEICQEVFDKIGLEVDLYVSAVNTKGTYVINKA; encoded by the coding sequence ATGAAAAAAGTAACAGCTTTTGCTCCGGCCACAGTGGCCAATGTTTCATGCGGGTTTGATATTTTGGGCTTTGCGGTGGAGGAAATGGGAGACAAGGTAACGGTTTCCTTGGCCGATGAGCCTGGCGTACGTGTGGTCAGGATAGAAGGTGATGGCGGAAGGTTGCCGTATGAAGTAGATAAAAACACCTGTGGCGTGGCCTTAAAGGCTTTTTTGGCGGCGATAGATTATAAAGGAGGCTTGGAAGTAGAACTCTATAAGGGGCTTCCACTGGGCAGTGGCATGGGATCCAGTGCGGCCAGTTCGGTAGCTGCCCTGGAAGCGGCCAATCAGCTCTTGGGAAATCCCCTTGATAAGAAAGCGTTGCTTCCTTTCGCCATGAAAGCCGAAGGGGTAGCCTGCGGAGCCGAACATGCCGATAATGTGGCTCCATCACTTCTGGGAGGATTTGTGCTGATCAGGAGCTATCATCCTTTGGATGTGACCAAGCTCCATGTGCCAAAAGGCTTGTATTGCGCTTTAGTGCATCCCCATTTGGAGCTGAATACAGCTGATTCCAGAAGCGTATTGCGCCAACAGGTGCCGCTGAAAGATGCCATTACACAGTCTGGCAACATTGCCGGCCTGGTGGCGGGCCTATACCAAGAGGACATGGGGCTGATCAGCAGGTCGCTGCAGGATGTGATTGCTGAGCCTTCACGATCGGTGTTGATTCCTGGTTTTGATGAGATCAAGTCAGCCATAAAGGAGGTCGGCGCGCTTGGCGTGGGGATTTCAGGGTCTGGCCCGACGACATTTATCCTCGCTCCGAGCAGGGAAGTGGCCGAAAGGGCGAGTGAGATATGCCAAGAAGTATTCGATAAAATAGGGCTGGAAGTAGACCTGTATGTTTCGGCTGTAAATACCAAAGGAACCTACGTCATCAACAAAGCATAA
- a CDS encoding SDR family NAD(P)-dependent oxidoreductase, with amino-acid sequence MNRNIIITGAAGNLGSAVVDKFKREGFRVIATVAPGKGEEMEEANDIYELDVTDEEKVAEFAKEFTVQYGSELEAVAMLVGGFAMGDLSKTSKTDVEKMLQLNFFSAYNMTKAFLPVLKKTGKGTFLFVGAKPALNLGEGKSTVAYTLSKSLVVNLSELVAAETEGTEIRSHVFVPSIIDTPPNREAMPKQDFSKWVRPDEIAEAMHYAATNPALRQMTFKLYGSV; translated from the coding sequence ATGAATAGGAATATCATTATTACAGGAGCAGCGGGGAACTTAGGGAGTGCAGTAGTGGATAAGTTTAAGCGAGAAGGATTTAGGGTTATTGCTACTGTGGCACCGGGAAAAGGTGAAGAAATGGAGGAGGCCAATGATATCTATGAGCTGGATGTGACCGATGAGGAGAAAGTGGCTGAATTTGCAAAGGAGTTTACCGTGCAGTATGGTTCTGAACTCGAAGCCGTGGCGATGCTGGTGGGAGGTTTTGCCATGGGAGACCTGTCCAAAACCTCCAAGACAGATGTGGAAAAGATGCTGCAGTTGAATTTTTTCAGTGCCTATAACATGACCAAAGCCTTTTTGCCGGTGCTCAAAAAGACCGGAAAAGGCACATTTCTATTTGTGGGGGCAAAGCCAGCCTTGAACCTTGGAGAAGGAAAATCCACTGTGGCATACACTTTGAGTAAGAGTTTGGTGGTCAATTTGTCCGAGTTGGTGGCTGCCGAAACCGAAGGCACCGAAATCAGGTCGCATGTGTTTGTGCCCAGTATTATCGATACTCCACCCAATCGAGAAGCCATGCCAAAGCAGGACTTTTCCAAATGGGTCCGCCCAGATGAAATCGCTGAGGCAATGCACTATGCGGCGACAAACCCAGCTTTGCGGCAGATGACCTTTAAACTATATGGAAGTGTATAA
- a CDS encoding NRDE family protein: protein MCLITFNWQNHGRYRLILVASRDEFFERPTAKLHQWESGIYAGKDLKSGGTWMGVHPSGRFAALTNFRDFSTVKENPVSRGQLVKDFLEGRLSPREYLTNVQKCQDQFEGFNLLVGEGDQLYYCSNYAEQVQEVSPGIHGLSNGLLDEPWKKVVASKAQMNALLQKEEPSLEKLLAMHLSTAEDELENLPNTGVEPEVEQSLSAAFIRDIQGYGTVNITVLCWGHDGKVDLLEQQVKRNGVFAGEERISFRME from the coding sequence ATGTGTTTGATTACATTTAATTGGCAAAACCATGGGCGTTATCGGTTGATTTTGGTAGCTAGCCGAGATGAATTTTTTGAACGTCCCACAGCAAAGCTTCATCAATGGGAAAGCGGTATTTATGCTGGAAAAGACCTGAAGAGCGGCGGTACTTGGATGGGGGTGCACCCGAGCGGTAGATTTGCTGCGCTGACCAATTTTCGGGATTTCAGCACGGTAAAGGAAAACCCCGTCAGTCGAGGTCAGCTGGTAAAGGATTTTTTAGAGGGGAGGCTGTCGCCAAGAGAATATTTGACCAATGTCCAGAAGTGCCAGGATCAGTTTGAAGGCTTTAATCTACTTGTCGGAGAAGGTGATCAGTTGTATTATTGCTCCAATTATGCAGAGCAGGTTCAAGAGGTGTCACCCGGCATTCATGGATTGAGCAACGGCTTGCTGGATGAGCCTTGGAAGAAAGTGGTCGCGTCAAAAGCGCAGATGAATGCACTTTTGCAAAAGGAAGAACCTTCCCTTGAGAAGTTGCTGGCGATGCACCTTTCTACAGCGGAAGATGAACTGGAAAATTTACCGAATACGGGAGTTGAACCCGAAGTGGAGCAGTCACTGTCTGCGGCTTTTATCCGGGATATCCAAGGCTATGGGACGGTAAACATTACAGTCTTGTGCTGGGGCCATGATGGTAAAGTGGACCTGTTGGAGCAACAAGTAAAAAGGAATGGTGTTTTCGCGGGAGAGGAGCGGATTTCCTTTAGAATGGAATAA
- a CDS encoding META domain-containing protein, producing the protein MLTGNNWVLSSLMGGGLDMFSGGLPSLGFTDDGKLTGSTGCNSFSGGYELNGTNINLNPGAMTKKACPGNGENQFLDALKNVSNFKVGKDKLTLLDGASELMTLIPQGK; encoded by the coding sequence ATGTTAACTGGAAACAATTGGGTGCTTTCTTCCTTAATGGGAGGTGGTTTGGACATGTTCAGCGGCGGACTTCCCTCGCTAGGATTTACCGACGATGGCAAACTCACCGGCTCTACGGGCTGCAACTCGTTTAGCGGAGGATATGAACTTAACGGCACCAATATCAACTTGAATCCTGGCGCCATGACCAAAAAGGCCTGTCCAGGCAATGGTGAAAACCAATTCTTGGACGCTTTGAAAAATGTCTCCAACTTTAAAGTAGGCAAAGACAAGCTTACGCTGCTGGATGGAGCTTCAGAATTGATGACCTTGATCCCTCAAGGCAAATAA
- a CDS encoding BlaI/MecI/CopY family transcriptional regulator: protein MKYKPTDSELEILSILWERKAASVREVHEELSKRKETGYTTTLKIMQIMFAKKLLDRKEQGRSHIYMPSITESETQNSLLNSFMATTFGGSAKKLVMKALGQSNPSQEEIDEIRKLLNELENQQ, encoded by the coding sequence ATGAAATATAAGCCAACAGATTCCGAACTTGAGATTCTCTCCATTCTTTGGGAGCGTAAGGCTGCAAGTGTAAGAGAAGTCCATGAAGAACTTTCTAAAAGAAAGGAAACAGGCTACACGACTACACTGAAAATTATGCAGATCATGTTTGCTAAAAAACTCTTGGACAGAAAAGAACAGGGCAGAAGCCATATTTACATGCCTTCCATCACAGAAAGTGAGACCCAGAATTCCCTGCTCAACAGTTTTATGGCAACAACTTTTGGTGGCTCTGCCAAGAAGCTCGTCATGAAGGCACTTGGTCAAAGCAATCCCTCACAGGAAGAAATAGATGAAATACGCAAATTGCTTAATGAACTAGAAAACCAACAATAA
- a CDS encoding head GIN domain-containing protein codes for MKRTFKFMLAACLVLAAGVVTAQTNDEVRSLSIFNGVEISNSIEAELVRGDRYQVEIFASGTDVSNVVTEVDDRQLQVKMGKGNFGSASVKVIVTYAGDLDKVQASTSARVFVKDVLDHKSLALRAETSSYIETKVNVAKLSLEGTTNAKIFVEGTAEHLKLEAYTKADISGENLQVEKADVKTNTAAKSIISVSESIKGSAGTAGKVVYIGDPRVVDVKTNTGGDISRKE; via the coding sequence ATGAAGCGTACCTTTAAATTTATGCTCGCAGCCTGTTTGGTGCTGGCTGCTGGCGTGGTCACCGCACAGACCAACGATGAAGTAAGAAGTCTTTCCATTTTCAACGGCGTGGAAATCTCCAATTCCATTGAAGCCGAATTGGTGAGGGGAGATCGCTACCAGGTGGAAATATTTGCCTCGGGAACGGATGTTTCCAATGTGGTGACAGAAGTGGATGACCGACAACTGCAAGTAAAAATGGGCAAAGGTAATTTTGGCTCCGCGAGTGTCAAGGTGATCGTTACCTATGCCGGCGACCTTGATAAGGTCCAGGCCAGCACCAGTGCCAGGGTTTTTGTGAAAGATGTATTGGACCACAAATCCTTGGCGTTAAGGGCTGAGACCAGCAGTTATATTGAAACCAAGGTAAATGTGGCCAAGTTAAGCCTCGAAGGAACGACCAATGCCAAGATCTTCGTAGAAGGAACTGCCGAGCACTTGAAATTGGAGGCCTATACCAAAGCTGATATCAGCGGGGAAAACCTCCAAGTAGAAAAGGCCGATGTAAAGACCAATACCGCCGCAAAATCCATCATTAGCGTCAGTGAGTCCATAAAAGGTTCTGCAGGCACTGCCGGGAAAGTCGTGTACATCGGGGATCCAAGGGTAGTGGACGTAAAAACCAATACAGGAGGAGATATTTCAAGAAAGGAATAG
- the thrC gene encoding threonine synthase encodes MKFYSTNNKEHKVSLKEAVIKGLAPDQGLYMPERIPTLPADFIDQLPERSFQEIGYEVIGAIFGEDLSKEQIKELVDHTLAFDAPLVKVEEEVYTLELFHGPTLAFKDFGARFCSKLMSLLVKDEKVRVLVATSGDTGSAVANGFYKVPGVEVIILYPSGKVSTLQEKQFTTLGENITALEVDGVFDDCQRMVKQAFLDKDLNESMLLTSANSINIARWIPQCLYYFYAYSRLPKGHEKVVFSVPSGNFGNIAAGMLAERMGLPIETFVAATNVNKIVPDFLKGVPFRPRPSLQTISNSMDVGNPSNFYRLLDLYGDESKLKEMVKGFFFDDATTREAMATVKAAAGYLMDPHGAVAYLGLKAYMEEHPGYTGVFLETAHPGKFGDVVEAVHQEKVTLPERLAAFLDGQKKTKLMANDYQEFKTYLRSKK; translated from the coding sequence ATGAAATTCTACAGTACAAACAATAAAGAACACAAAGTTTCCCTCAAGGAAGCCGTTATCAAGGGCTTGGCGCCGGACCAAGGGCTTTATATGCCCGAGCGGATTCCGACATTGCCTGCTGATTTTATCGATCAACTGCCCGAGCGGTCTTTTCAGGAGATCGGCTATGAGGTGATAGGAGCCATTTTTGGAGAAGACTTGAGTAAGGAGCAGATCAAGGAATTGGTCGATCATACCTTGGCCTTTGATGCTCCTTTGGTGAAGGTGGAAGAAGAGGTGTATACGCTGGAATTATTTCATGGGCCTACATTGGCGTTTAAAGATTTTGGCGCGCGGTTTTGCTCAAAATTAATGAGCCTTCTCGTAAAAGATGAGAAAGTCAGGGTGCTGGTAGCGACATCCGGTGATACGGGAAGTGCCGTGGCCAACGGATTTTATAAAGTCCCCGGCGTGGAAGTGATCATTCTCTACCCTTCGGGCAAAGTCAGTACCCTTCAGGAAAAACAATTTACGACCCTTGGCGAAAACATTACGGCATTGGAAGTGGATGGGGTTTTTGACGATTGTCAGCGAATGGTGAAGCAAGCTTTTCTGGACAAGGACCTGAACGAAAGCATGCTCCTTACATCTGCTAATTCCATCAATATCGCAAGGTGGATTCCGCAGTGTTTATATTATTTCTATGCTTATAGTCGTCTGCCAAAAGGACATGAAAAAGTGGTGTTTTCGGTCCCAAGCGGGAATTTTGGGAACATCGCTGCGGGGATGTTGGCCGAAAGAATGGGCTTGCCGATCGAGACGTTTGTGGCCGCTACCAATGTCAATAAAATCGTGCCGGATTTTCTGAAAGGTGTTCCGTTCCGTCCAAGACCGTCGCTGCAAACCATCAGTAATAGCATGGATGTGGGGAACCCGAGCAACTTTTACCGGCTGCTGGACTTGTACGGTGATGAATCGAAGCTGAAGGAAATGGTAAAAGGCTTTTTCTTTGATGATGCCACGACCCGGGAGGCCATGGCTACGGTGAAAGCAGCAGCGGGATATTTGATGGATCCACATGGAGCAGTGGCCTATTTGGGCTTAAAAGCATACATGGAAGAGCATCCGGGGTATACCGGCGTATTCTTGGAAACGGCTCATCCCGGTAAGTTTGGAGATGTGGTCGAAGCTGTCCACCAAGAAAAGGTGACCCTCCCAGAGCGGTTGGCTGCCTTCCTGGACGGGCAGAAAAAGACGAAATTGATGGCCAATGACTATCAGGAATTTAAAACTTATTTACGTTCAAAAAAGTAA